One region of Halohasta litchfieldiae genomic DNA includes:
- a CDS encoding IS1595-like element ISHli6 family transposase, translated as MSSSDPAFGRMLRQLVDLGVITINTEPLDAAIERRLKQFWESTTCPRCGNPSLYTWESSDRVCCRNCPFKPVYTYGTPFHEKHLSCGEVLLAFMLYADTLLNISDIEVILDRAYKTVFYAIREVEAAVHRGFPLVWSQFQHAISGPTQIDESGKVCSGFKGQDPPRDSRHRGGSSRTGRSRWKGRHGDQLTLVAACRDALRVIQGKLGIDYDTDLEPVIEETADLSQPLGEVWTDGLQAYRRMEHDHKIVIHDETYVSSEGIHINQVECLFSLVKPWLRKFRGLSKHGLEQAAHTFGIVRSVNLVGASFEFLVDCLAIGGFHSST; from the coding sequence ATGTCCTCCTCAGATCCAGCCTTCGGCCGGATGCTTCGCCAGCTTGTCGATCTGGGCGTGATCACAATCAACACGGAGCCGCTCGATGCGGCCATCGAGCGGCGACTCAAGCAGTTCTGGGAGAGTACAACCTGCCCTCGGTGCGGCAACCCAAGCCTCTACACTTGGGAATCATCTGACCGAGTCTGCTGTCGCAATTGTCCGTTTAAGCCCGTCTATACCTACGGTACACCGTTTCACGAGAAACACCTCTCCTGCGGAGAGGTGCTTCTCGCGTTCATGCTCTATGCGGATACCTTGCTGAATATCTCGGATATCGAGGTCATACTAGATCGTGCGTACAAGACGGTCTTCTATGCGATTCGAGAGGTTGAAGCCGCGGTTCACCGGGGCTTCCCCCTCGTCTGGAGTCAGTTCCAGCACGCGATCTCTGGACCAACGCAGATCGACGAGTCTGGAAAGGTCTGTTCCGGATTCAAAGGCCAAGACCCGCCGCGAGACAGCCGTCATCGCGGCGGGTCGTCCCGGACTGGACGATCACGCTGGAAAGGTCGTCACGGCGATCAACTGACGCTCGTCGCGGCCTGCCGCGACGCGCTCCGAGTGATTCAGGGGAAACTTGGTATCGACTATGACACCGATTTAGAGCCTGTAATAGAGGAAACTGCCGACCTCTCCCAGCCGCTGGGAGAGGTCTGGACAGACGGTCTCCAAGCATATCGTCGGATGGAACACGACCACAAGATCGTGATTCACGACGAGACGTACGTCTCGTCAGAAGGAATCCACATCAACCAAGTGGAGTGCTTATTTTCGCTTGTCAAGCCGTGGCTCCGGAAGTTTCGCGGCCTCTCCAAGCACGGCTTGGAGCAGGCCGCTCACACCTTCGGCATCGTCCGCTCAGTGAATCTCGTCGGCGCATCGTTCGAATTCCTCGTCGACTGCCTTGCTATTGGGGGATTCCACAGCTCTACATAA
- a CDS encoding dual specificity protein phosphatase family protein codes for MFVGTIEDADRGAFLENHGIETVVSLTHSPPDTGFPETVSVRQVPLTDGPQNDRSQFETAVDTLVSALESGETVLVHCSRGASRSPSVAATALVIVQDTSIEQVFEQAADHRKACDPHEALVRQAVAAGRQWPSTRSGRNCWLN; via the coding sequence GTGTTTGTCGGCACCATCGAAGACGCTGATAGAGGGGCATTCCTAGAGAATCACGGCATCGAGACCGTCGTTTCCCTGACCCACAGCCCTCCTGACACCGGGTTTCCAGAGACAGTGTCAGTGAGGCAGGTCCCGCTTACCGACGGTCCACAAAACGATCGATCACAGTTTGAGACGGCCGTCGACACACTGGTCTCGGCGCTTGAATCCGGCGAGACAGTGCTAGTCCATTGTTCTCGTGGTGCCTCCCGGAGCCCCTCGGTTGCGGCCACTGCTCTCGTAATCGTACAAGACACCAGTATTGAGCAAGTATTCGAACAGGCCGCAGACCATCGCAAGGCGTGTGATCCCCACGAGGCACTAGTCCGGCAGGCAGTGGCCGCCGGCAGGCAGTGGCCGTCTACCAGGAGTGGTAGAAATTGTTGGCTCAATTAG
- a CDS encoding ISH6-like element ISHla10 family transposase produces MHATIDVRFELSIDDDKTLPLATLAEAVTDQNLEAVLLESLVESLDAASVEALCGEKHAHGNGDQRFQRAGTDTRTAVTTAGEHEFSLHYVEDTAASPDESSYFRPVEDFLDFDGQNRYQQDIAAKSVDLATSLSYRDAANHGDSFVSMPSPTTINRRAKKYGHKLKQFLPDCVAGTDADAVIPDGTKCHSQDDDRSSHSVQATLGEDTAEESRSLLDLSVNADWDETAAELDDIGAVTDDATVVSDADSGIVTAFTDENRDHQLDLVHVGRTLGNTLWDDGVFSLDRRKEIVSEVIDEVFHLKNSVAKHRPAEEFAAIRSRIARTRERLEKTAWQLEQFGSAKAAGYLRRWLPSIVTFAEHAVEGFEVPWTSNPVERLMGEVSKRCKNQWMRWTAEGLEAILQLRLVKYADPEYYQAFLDELLQRSTKTAINCDLSIESTSGKV; encoded by the coding sequence ATGCACGCCACAATCGACGTGCGGTTCGAACTGAGTATCGACGACGACAAAACGCTACCGCTCGCCACGCTTGCCGAGGCCGTCACTGACCAGAACCTCGAAGCAGTCCTTCTCGAATCGCTGGTCGAGAGCCTCGACGCCGCCAGCGTCGAGGCGCTCTGTGGTGAGAAACACGCACATGGCAACGGTGACCAGCGCTTCCAACGCGCCGGCACCGACACCCGCACAGCTGTCACAACTGCCGGAGAACACGAGTTCTCTCTCCACTACGTCGAAGATACAGCCGCTTCCCCAGACGAATCCAGCTACTTCCGGCCCGTCGAAGACTTTCTCGACTTCGACGGGCAGAACCGCTATCAGCAGGACATCGCCGCCAAAAGCGTCGATCTCGCTACCTCGCTCAGCTATCGAGACGCTGCCAATCACGGCGACAGCTTCGTCTCGATGCCGTCGCCGACCACCATCAACCGCCGTGCCAAGAAATACGGCCACAAGCTCAAACAGTTCCTTCCAGACTGTGTCGCTGGCACAGACGCTGACGCCGTCATTCCTGACGGGACAAAGTGCCACAGCCAAGACGACGACCGCTCGTCCCACTCCGTCCAAGCAACGCTCGGCGAAGACACCGCCGAAGAGTCACGCTCCCTGCTGGATCTGTCGGTCAACGCTGACTGGGACGAAACTGCCGCCGAACTCGATGATATCGGCGCAGTCACTGACGACGCGACGGTCGTCAGTGACGCTGATAGCGGCATCGTCACAGCCTTTACCGACGAAAACCGTGACCACCAGCTCGATCTCGTCCACGTCGGCCGAACGCTGGGTAACACCCTCTGGGACGATGGCGTCTTCTCCTTGGACCGTCGGAAGGAGATCGTTTCGGAGGTGATCGACGAGGTGTTCCATCTGAAGAACTCTGTGGCGAAGCATCGTCCAGCGGAGGAGTTCGCGGCGATCCGCTCGCGGATCGCGCGAACGAGAGAGCGATTAGAGAAGACAGCGTGGCAACTGGAGCAGTTCGGGTCAGCAAAGGCTGCAGGGTATCTTCGGCGGTGGCTGCCGTCGATTGTGACGTTCGCCGAGCACGCTGTCGAGGGGTTCGAGGTTCCGTGGACCTCGAACCCCGTCGAACGACTGATGGGCGAGGTCAGCAAGCGGTGCAAGAACCAGTGGATGCGCTGGACAGCAGAGGGATTGGAAGCGATACTCCAACTTCGGTTGGTGAAGTACGCCGACCCCGAGTACTACCAAGCGTTCCTCGACGAACTGCTCCAACGTTCGACCAAAACAGCAATCAACTGTGACCTCTCAATTGAGAGTACCAGCGGCAAAGTCTAG
- a CDS encoding winged helix-turn-helix domain-containing protein: MDEDRHRNEDGQYEPAYSDEDILSAVRKHEPAATQEIANEFDIARQSADYRLRKLVKQGTVNKKKVGNSLVWSIADDFE; encoded by the coding sequence ATGGATGAAGATCGGCATCGAAATGAGGATGGCCAATACGAACCAGCATATAGCGATGAAGATATATTAAGTGCTGTTAGGAAGCATGAACCAGCAGCAACTCAAGAGATTGCTAACGAATTTGATATAGCCAGGCAGAGTGCCGACTATCGCCTGAGAAAGTTAGTCAAACAGGGAACAGTCAATAAAAAGAAAGTGGGGAACTCGTTGGTTTGGTCAATAGCAGACGATTTTGAGTAA
- a CDS encoding FHA domain-containing protein, translating to MRQLQSNLEIADGQSLVAMVGNAEHEALADSTIEQHARNILVSENKNVICHVHSSAEQKKSHTETQLNGTYLKKSTPLYQEGDA from the coding sequence ATGAGACAATTACAATCGAATCTTGAAATTGCTGACGGTCAGTCGCTAGTAGCGATGGTCGGCAACGCTGAGCACGAAGCACTTGCAGACAGTACCATCGAGCAACACGCTCGCAACATCCTCGTCTCGGAAAACAAAAACGTGATCTGTCACGTCCACAGCTCCGCTGAACAGAAAAAATCTCACACTGAAACCCAGTTGAACGGTACCTATCTCAAAAAGTCGACTCCACTTTATCAAGAGGGTGATGCCTAA
- a CDS encoding IS1595-like element ISHli7 family transposase, producing the protein MFPIKTFVSERRAANLLRQVRWRDGVYCPRCRAESVIRYGGYRVFQRYQCKNCDRTFNDQTATVFEHSAVALKKWFLAVYTYIRFNTSFRQLDVEIDVSYKTIYRRIQRFLRALDAPLPHLEGPVEIDELYVKAGLKGRERDQPSRSRGLSTRGRGTYEKDKPPVFILADRGTGERYVIPAKAADESTIRLLLADRHQESLTVYTDGFRAYEPLEEDDEFTREYVVHGDGEYVDGDVHVNTCESHGSLVRSWLSPHRGISKDKLTPYLRAFQLRREVFRKPGKEALETILETVL; encoded by the coding sequence ATGTTTCCAATCAAGACGTTTGTCTCGGAGCGTCGAGCCGCGAACCTGCTACGACAGGTTCGCTGGCGTGACGGCGTCTATTGCCCACGCTGCCGTGCCGAATCTGTGATTCGGTACGGCGGCTATCGAGTGTTCCAGCGATACCAGTGTAAAAATTGCGACCGTACGTTCAACGATCAGACAGCCACAGTCTTTGAACACTCAGCGGTTGCTCTCAAAAAATGGTTCCTCGCGGTCTACACCTACATCCGCTTCAACACGAGTTTTAGACAGCTCGACGTGGAAATTGACGTTTCCTACAAGACGATCTATCGGCGCATCCAGCGCTTCCTGCGGGCGCTGGATGCGCCTCTGCCACACCTCGAAGGTCCTGTTGAGATCGACGAGCTGTACGTGAAAGCCGGACTCAAAGGCCGCGAGCGCGACCAGCCGTCGCGCTCGCGTGGCCTGTCGACACGCGGGCGTGGAACATATGAAAAGGACAAGCCACCTGTGTTTATTTTGGCTGATCGCGGCACCGGTGAGCGGTACGTGATCCCAGCGAAAGCCGCCGATGAATCGACGATCCGACTCCTGCTGGCTGACCGCCACCAGGAGTCGCTGACTGTCTATACCGACGGCTTTCGGGCGTATGAACCGCTTGAGGAGGACGACGAATTCACTCGTGAATACGTCGTCCACGGCGATGGCGAGTACGTTGATGGAGATGTCCACGTCAATACCTGCGAGAGCCACGGATCGCTGGTGCGATCCTGGCTCTCGCCCCATCGAGGTATCTCCAAAGACAAACTCACGCCGTACCTCAGAGCGTTTCAGCTTCGCCGTGAAGTCTTCCGAAAACCGGGAAAGGAGGCATTAGAAACAATTCTTGAAACTGTGCTCTAA
- a CDS encoding Fic family protein, which translates to MPTKELPEDAPGKYVPYHPEPYYSPEPLPIEPKLELPEQTRDLVADAAYQIGRVDGISSTVDFSAVLYTSLIRIEAVESARIEGANVAYQDVEAYHTRHPEGQTDPKIEKDLKEALNYETALTHGLNKIESRESLTLSLLKNLHSILLEDVRNEGDVVGGFRDHMVHLASPQPGKRPFVPPAPEGLNGLMTSFESYIQMGGQYHPLVDAAIIHYFFETVHPFSDGNGRLGRLLIILYLASEGYLESPYIYPSAYFNRHKIEYVERMRAVSETGAWDEWITFFVEGLRTQAETSYNRTHRLRDLQAHYDKEYSGSTNTDKFARQLLQYPYFTPLDLVDYLDVSRRTAYKIVEDLESDGIIEEVTGKERGKEYKAVEVFDILN; encoded by the coding sequence ATGCCTACCAAAGAGCTTCCCGAGGATGCACCAGGGAAATATGTCCCGTATCATCCGGAGCCGTACTATTCACCCGAACCTCTCCCGATAGAGCCAAAACTCGAACTCCCCGAACAGACGCGTGATCTGGTCGCCGATGCAGCGTATCAAATCGGCCGTGTTGACGGTATCAGCTCGACAGTCGACTTCTCTGCAGTTCTTTACACCTCTCTCATTCGGATTGAAGCTGTCGAATCAGCGCGGATCGAAGGCGCAAATGTTGCCTACCAAGATGTCGAAGCCTATCACACAAGACACCCCGAAGGCCAGACTGACCCCAAAATCGAGAAAGACCTGAAAGAGGCTCTCAACTACGAGACCGCGCTTACGCATGGGCTCAACAAAATCGAAAGCAGAGAATCACTAACACTCTCACTACTCAAAAACCTCCATTCGATCTTGCTTGAGGACGTCCGCAATGAAGGTGATGTCGTGGGAGGTTTCCGCGACCATATGGTTCATCTCGCGAGTCCACAGCCAGGAAAGCGTCCGTTTGTCCCACCCGCTCCCGAGGGACTCAATGGACTCATGACCTCATTTGAATCATACATTCAGATGGGTGGACAGTATCACCCACTTGTCGACGCCGCCATCATCCACTACTTTTTCGAGACAGTTCACCCGTTTTCAGATGGCAACGGCCGACTCGGTCGACTACTTATTATCCTCTATTTGGCCAGCGAAGGGTACCTCGAAAGCCCGTATATCTACCCGAGTGCATACTTCAATCGTCACAAAATCGAGTACGTCGAACGAATGCGTGCAGTGAGTGAAACTGGCGCATGGGACGAGTGGATCACATTCTTCGTCGAGGGACTTCGAACTCAAGCCGAGACATCGTACAACCGGACTCATCGACTCCGAGATCTCCAAGCCCACTACGACAAAGAGTACTCGGGTAGCACGAATACAGATAAGTTCGCTCGACAGCTACTCCAGTATCCGTATTTCACACCACTAGACCTCGTAGACTATCTCGATGTTTCACGCCGGACCGCCTACAAAATCGTCGAAGACCTCGAGTCGGATGGCATTATCGAGGAAGTGACCGGCAAAGAACGGGGTAAGGAGTACAAAGCTGTCGAAGTGTTCGACATTCTGAATTGA
- a CDS encoding tyrosine-type recombinase/integrase: MTESQYQWARKSLSELVDFYYTKIRPAMQEDDYNPKHGRPSYEWLAANGFSGLSYTLREHHDLTVKEFFVDEVGLDDENPGGNNEESGYDWGVRSDETIEAIQTYLSTQRNRGELAPSTVVSRRSRLAEYARIYEQLHGPHNLTRNLDHIDERPAENDRCMEVFDILKDRLSTDQSRLKYLGDVQQFYDHQVRFEGAKYNPLDGANDQFRWEIDTPDNKTVDADGMRAIYEAADSIDSQLLVLALGAWGLRPNEVASLSIDQFVLTDDEDNRIIFEQRKNGPGEVALLFGVDVLNQRIVDLDGPNWDGYLFPSSRSSSGHIAPQTVNQRFKRLVEDAGVTVEAKTPTAKMSRRFWYTTYNEAVKQMMEGLEGIAADQGSSSTEVVSQNYLSEAEKRRYRRDSMREELSDVFDHI, translated from the coding sequence GTGACCGAATCTCAGTATCAGTGGGCGCGTAAGTCACTCAGTGAGTTGGTCGACTTCTACTACACCAAGATCCGACCGGCGATGCAAGAAGACGATTACAACCCAAAACACGGTCGACCGAGCTACGAGTGGCTAGCTGCCAACGGCTTCTCCGGACTGTCCTACACGCTCCGAGAGCACCACGATCTCACGGTCAAAGAGTTCTTCGTCGACGAGGTCGGTCTTGACGACGAGAATCCAGGAGGGAACAACGAGGAATCAGGCTACGATTGGGGAGTTAGAAGCGACGAGACTATCGAAGCAATCCAGACGTATCTCTCGACACAGCGTAACCGTGGGGAGCTCGCACCGTCGACAGTGGTGAGTCGACGCTCTCGACTGGCGGAGTATGCTCGAATCTACGAGCAGCTGCATGGCCCACACAATCTCACCCGAAACCTTGATCATATCGACGAGCGGCCAGCTGAAAATGACCGCTGTATGGAGGTTTTCGATATCCTCAAAGACCGCCTGTCGACCGATCAGTCTCGGCTCAAGTACCTCGGCGATGTCCAGCAGTTCTACGATCACCAAGTACGGTTCGAGGGCGCGAAATACAATCCACTCGACGGAGCCAACGATCAATTCCGCTGGGAGATCGATACACCCGACAACAAGACCGTCGACGCCGACGGGATGCGGGCGATCTACGAGGCCGCCGACTCTATTGACTCTCAACTCCTCGTGTTGGCTCTTGGAGCCTGGGGGCTCCGACCCAACGAGGTTGCATCGCTCTCTATCGATCAGTTCGTGCTCACCGACGACGAGGACAATCGAATCATCTTCGAGCAGCGCAAGAACGGTCCTGGAGAGGTTGCGCTGCTGTTCGGCGTCGACGTGCTCAACCAGCGGATTGTTGATCTCGATGGCCCGAATTGGGATGGCTATCTCTTCCCATCCAGTCGCTCGTCGTCAGGGCATATCGCACCGCAAACAGTCAACCAACGGTTCAAGCGGCTTGTTGAGGACGCAGGAGTCACTGTCGAGGCGAAGACACCGACCGCCAAGATGAGCCGGCGCTTCTGGTACACCACCTACAACGAGGCTGTCAAGCAGATGATGGAAGGTCTCGAAGGAATCGCTGCCGATCAAGGCTCGTCGAGTACGGAAGTCGTTTCTCAGAACTACCTCTCAGAAGCCGAGAAGCGACGCTATCGACGAGACTCCATGCGTGAGGAACTGAGTGACGTCTTCGATCATATCTGA
- a CDS encoding twitching motility protein PilT, giving the protein MTADDIPANPSVLNTTVLSNFAYIDQLWVVAGLSGICAVPVVRKELEHGVDDHPYLQSALDVLVDEIPVATISDTVANREAIVGGHLDPGEAQAFALADAHDGRLLTDDGDARSFAKDQGVTVVGSVGVMLAAIDAGKIDEATADEWLSTWIDEIGYYVPYRTISEYR; this is encoded by the coding sequence ATGACAGCTGACGATATTCCAGCGAATCCAAGCGTTCTGAACACGACTGTCCTCTCAAATTTTGCGTACATAGACCAGCTGTGGGTGGTTGCAGGACTCTCTGGAATCTGTGCAGTTCCAGTCGTTCGCAAGGAACTCGAACATGGCGTTGACGATCATCCGTATCTTCAGTCGGCACTCGATGTACTCGTCGACGAGATTCCAGTTGCGACGATTTCGGACACTGTCGCAAACAGAGAAGCCATTGTTGGTGGGCATCTCGATCCTGGGGAAGCACAGGCTTTCGCCCTCGCCGACGCGCACGACGGTCGACTACTGACAGACGACGGAGATGCCCGGTCGTTTGCGAAAGACCAAGGTGTGACCGTTGTCGGGTCGGTCGGCGTTATGTTGGCTGCAATCGATGCTGGAAAGATCGACGAAGCGACTGCTGACGAGTGGCTGTCGACGTGGATCGATGAAATCGGCTACTACGTCCCGTATCGAACGATTTCTGAGTACCGGTAA
- a CDS encoding UPF0175 family protein, protein MARITGSYPDDLDLLIEGSVEAGVFGGKSDALREFVRTYFEDHENERIAAAVALYKREQITLGDAARLADVDRWTMRDILREHGVELRLGLVDEDDAAYEVEAASELEFDDKDSADEKSDAK, encoded by the coding sequence ATGGCACGGATCACCGGCTCCTATCCAGACGACCTTGACCTTCTAATCGAAGGTTCCGTTGAGGCAGGGGTGTTTGGTGGCAAGAGCGATGCATTACGCGAGTTCGTCCGTACGTATTTCGAAGACCACGAAAACGAGCGTATTGCAGCTGCGGTCGCCCTCTACAAACGCGAGCAGATCACGCTCGGTGATGCAGCAAGACTCGCTGATGTCGACCGCTGGACGATGCGTGATATCCTCCGTGAGCACGGCGTTGAACTCCGCCTCGGACTCGTTGACGAAGACGACGCAGCGTACGAGGTAGAGGCGGCGAGTGAACTCGAATTCGATGATAAGGACTCGGCCGACGAGAAATCGGATGCGAAATGA
- a CDS encoding DUF429 domain-containing protein: protein MNSEFVGVDWSSGAWVAVAYSDGRDDPEGFVSEEISEVWEEFGESASRIVVDVPIGLCEPSDSGRCACVADGDGELSRECDNLGRSVIGQRYRSVFTAPCREAARLAADGAEHSEVSDVNRSVTGKGLTQQAANISAGIVDVEDLLLGAGASERFVEGHPEVCFRAFNGESLCYSKKTALGVDERLSALEAVPEYSDGDWRKVVQQLNGTGFTIGMDDVLDAFALALTACASDEEYRRLPESPPEDAKGLPMQMVYRSKMPLIE from the coding sequence ATGAATTCTGAGTTTGTTGGTGTTGATTGGTCGTCGGGGGCGTGGGTGGCTGTTGCATACAGTGATGGCAGAGATGATCCGGAAGGGTTTGTGTCTGAGGAGATTTCGGAGGTATGGGAAGAGTTCGGTGAGTCGGCGAGTCGGATTGTGGTTGATGTCCCGATTGGGTTGTGTGAACCCTCTGATTCGGGCCGTTGTGCGTGTGTGGCAGATGGTGATGGGGAATTATCGCGTGAGTGTGATAATCTCGGTCGGAGTGTGATTGGACAGCGGTATCGGTCGGTGTTTACGGCTCCGTGTCGTGAGGCTGCACGCCTTGCTGCTGATGGAGCCGAACACTCTGAGGTGAGTGATGTGAATCGGTCAGTGACTGGGAAGGGGTTGACTCAACAGGCTGCGAATATTTCTGCAGGGATTGTCGACGTTGAGGATTTATTGTTGGGTGCTGGGGCTTCGGAGCGGTTCGTTGAGGGGCATCCCGAGGTGTGTTTCCGTGCGTTCAACGGTGAATCCTTATGTTACAGTAAGAAGACGGCGCTGGGTGTTGATGAACGCTTGTCGGCGCTTGAAGCGGTACCTGAGTACAGTGACGGTGATTGGCGGAAGGTTGTACAACAGCTCAATGGGACCGGGTTCACAATTGGGATGGATGACGTGTTGGATGCGTTTGCGTTGGCACTGACTGCGTGTGCATCTGATGAGGAGTATCGTCGGTTACCGGAGAGTCCACCTGAGGATGCGAAGGGACTTCCAATGCAGATGGTGTACCGAAGCAAGATGCCGTTGATTGAGTAA
- a CDS encoding transposase, whose translation MATETLALFEHLEFDFLEEFDVFAPARRGRTRDHHPPALFRAFLHCYYKNVYGIRPVTRELQNTVVWLSCGFDRPPSRDAVDRFLTDLEHVVDEVFDRLVEQAACRGLLDLTYSIDSTDVRTMPADQDASKGYDPTAEEYYHGYGCTIVSTGQKIPIAAEFTESKQAPEETAMRVTCDALAVEKPIWMLGDSAYDTLGWHDHLLAAGVVPVAPYNARNTDDPKDIEYRVEARIDEHSEDVQLKQSTLDETYNRRSGVERTNDAVKDCGLGHVRARGRVHARAQVFLALCLRLVIAITNDERGDNPGSTVITL comes from the coding sequence ATGGCGACCGAGACGCTCGCGTTGTTCGAGCATCTTGAGTTCGACTTTCTCGAAGAATTCGATGTGTTCGCCCCCGCTCGCCGGGGGCGAACACGAGATCATCACCCACCAGCACTCTTCCGAGCGTTCCTGCACTGCTACTACAAGAACGTCTACGGCATCCGTCCAGTCACGCGAGAACTCCAGAACACGGTCGTCTGGCTCAGCTGTGGCTTCGATCGACCGCCGTCGAGAGACGCGGTCGATCGCTTCCTCACCGACCTCGAACACGTCGTCGACGAGGTCTTCGACCGCCTCGTCGAGCAGGCCGCCTGCCGCGGCCTGCTCGACTTGACCTACTCCATCGATTCCACCGACGTGAGGACGATGCCCGCCGACCAAGACGCGTCGAAAGGCTACGATCCAACCGCCGAAGAGTACTACCACGGCTACGGCTGTACGATCGTCTCGACCGGGCAAAAGATCCCGATTGCCGCGGAGTTCACCGAGAGCAAGCAAGCGCCAGAGGAGACGGCGATGCGCGTCACGTGTGACGCGCTCGCCGTCGAGAAACCGATCTGGATGCTTGGAGACAGCGCCTACGACACGCTCGGCTGGCACGACCACCTGCTGGCCGCAGGGGTCGTGCCAGTCGCTCCGTACAACGCACGAAACACCGACGATCCGAAAGACATCGAGTACAGGGTCGAAGCCCGCATCGACGAACACAGCGAGGACGTTCAGCTGAAGCAATCGACGCTAGACGAGACGTACAACCGCCGGAGTGGAGTCGAACGAACCAACGACGCCGTCAAGGACTGCGGCCTCGGGCACGTTCGCGCCCGAGGCCGCGTCCACGCACGAGCACAAGTGTTCCTCGCGCTGTGCCTTCGTCTCGTTATTGCGATCACCAACGACGAACGCGGAGACAATCCAGGAAGCACCGTCATCACGCTATGA